A part of Escherichia marmotae genomic DNA contains:
- the dgcN gene encoding diguanylate cyclase DgcN codes for MMGNDNSLNKRPTFKRALRNISMTSVFITMTLIWLLLSVTSVLTLKQYAQKNLALTAATMTYSLEAAVVFADGPAATETLAALGQQGQFSTAEVRDNQQNILASWHYTSKAPGETFSNFISHWLFPAPVIQPIRHNGKIIGEVQLTARDNSISHFIWLSLAVLTGCILLASGIAITLTRHLHNGLVEALKNITDVVHDVRSNRNFSRRVSEERIAEFHRFALDFNSLLDEMEEWQLRLQAKNAQLLRTALHDPLTGLANRAAFRNCINTLMNDSAARETSALLFLDGDNFKYINDTWGHATGDQVLIEIAIRLMEFSGKRHQSYRIGGDEFAMVLSGVLSEYEVQRICADLTQTFHRPFNLHNGHQASMTLSIGYALTREHDSAEKLQELADRNMYQAKHQRAETRVK; via the coding sequence ATGATGGGTAACGATAATTCTCTTAATAAGCGCCCCACGTTTAAAAGAGCATTACGCAATATCAGCATGACCAGCGTATTTATCACTATGACGCTGATCTGGCTGCTGCTTTCCGTGACATCGGTGCTGACCCTGAAACAATACGCGCAAAAAAACCTGGCACTCACCGCAGCGACAATGACTTACAGTCTGGAAGCTGCTGTCGTTTTTGCCGATGGTCCGGCAGCCACAGAAACGTTAGCCGCGCTGGGTCAGCAGGGCCAATTTTCAACCGCAGAAGTGCGAGATAACCAGCAAAACATTCTGGCATCCTGGCATTACACCAGTAAGGCTCCGGGCGAGACATTCAGTAATTTCATTAGCCACTGGCTCTTCCCCGCTCCCGTCATTCAGCCGATTCGCCATAATGGCAAAATCATTGGCGAAGTACAGTTAACTGCTCGCGACAACTCAATCAGTCATTTTATCTGGTTATCGCTGGCTGTTCTGACGGGCTGCATTCTGCTGGCATCAGGCATTGCAATCACCCTTACCCGCCATTTGCATAATGGACTGGTGGAAGCGCTAAAAAACATCACTGACGTCGTTCATGATGTGCGCTCCAACCGCAATTTTTCCCGCCGTGTTTCGGAAGAACGAATCGCAGAATTTCACCGCTTTGCTCTCGACTTCAATAGCTTGCTGGATGAAATGGAAGAGTGGCAGCTCCGTTTGCAGGCAAAAAATGCCCAGCTTCTACGTACCGCGCTACATGACCCATTAACCGGGCTGGCGAACCGCGCTGCATTCCGCAACTGCATCAATACGTTAATGAATGATTCTGCTGCTCGAGAAACCTCAGCTTTACTTTTTCTTGATGGCGATAATTTCAAATATATCAATGACACATGGGGGCACGCGACGGGCGATCAGGTCTTGATCGAGATAGCCATACGGTTAATGGAATTTAGCGGAAAACGACATCAGTCATACCGCATAGGAGGCGACGAGTTCGCCATGGTTCTGTCTGGCGTACTGTCAGAATATGAAGTGCAGCGCATCTGTGCAGATCTCACACAAACCTTTCATCGCCCATTCAATCTCCATAACGGTCATCAGGCCAGCATGACCTTAAGTATTGGATACGCCCTGACTCGTGAACACGATTCTGCCGAAAAATTACAAGAGCTGGCCGATCGTAATATGTATCAGGCCAAGCACCAGCGCGCCGAAACGCGGGTGAAATAA
- a CDS encoding YfiR family protein produces the protein MRFSHRPILLLLFLLAGSPLLAQGASDVTKNVRLMVSGIVSYTRWPALTGPPRLCIFSSSRFSAALQENNATSLPYIPIIINSKQEALISSCDGFYFGNESPTFQIELIDEYPSKALLLIAEQNTECIIGSAFCLIINNNNVRFAVNLDALSRSGVKVNPDVLMLARKKNDG, from the coding sequence ATGCGCTTTTCTCACCGACCGATCTTACTACTGCTCTTTCTCCTGGCAGGATCGCCATTACTCGCTCAGGGTGCTTCTGACGTTACAAAAAATGTACGTTTGATGGTTTCCGGTATCGTCAGCTACACTCGCTGGCCTGCATTGACTGGCCCACCAAGGCTATGTATTTTTTCATCTTCACGTTTTAGCGCAGCCCTACAAGAGAACAACGCAACTTCTTTGCCTTATATCCCCATCATCATTAACTCTAAACAAGAGGCACTGATTTCAAGCTGCGATGGCTTTTATTTTGGCAACGAGTCACCGACATTCCAGATAGAATTAATCGATGAATATCCGTCTAAGGCGTTATTATTAATAGCCGAACAAAATACCGAGTGCATTATTGGCAGCGCCTTTTGCCTGATCATCAACAATAATAATGTCAGATTTGCCGTAAACCTGGATGCCTTATCGCGTAGTGGTGTAAAGGTCAACCCGGATGTCTTAATGCTCGCACGGAAGAAAAATGATGGGTAA
- a CDS encoding DUF2799 domain-containing protein codes for MMKKFIGPLLALVISGCQIDPYTHAPTLTSTDWYDVGMEDAISGVAIKDDDTFNDSPTDRVVYLKGYAEGQKKTCQPDFTYARGLSGKSFPASCDTVENASQLHEVWQKGADENASTIRLN; via the coding sequence ATGATGAAAAAATTTATCGGTCCCCTGTTGGCCTTAGTGATTAGCGGTTGCCAGATTGATCCTTATACTCACGCGCCAACCTTGACCAGTACCGACTGGTATGACGTTGGTATGGAAGATGCTATATCAGGCGTTGCCATAAAAGACGACGATACATTTAACGATTCACCAACAGATCGGGTGGTATACCTTAAAGGATATGCCGAAGGACAAAAGAAAACCTGCCAGCCTGATTTTACTTACGCCAGAGGGCTATCTGGTAAAAGCTTTCCCGCCAGTTGTGACACCGTGGAAAATGCCAGTCAACTGCATGAAGTATGGCAAAAAGGAGCCGATGAAAATGCCAGCACGATACGATTGAATTAA
- the aroF gene encoding 3-deoxy-7-phosphoheptulonate synthase AroF: MQKDALNNVHITDEQVLMTPEQLKAAFPLSLQQEAKIADSRKTISDIIAGRDPRLLVVCGPCSIHDPETALEYARRFKALAEEVSDNLYLVMRVYFEKPRTTVGWKGLINDPHMDGSFDVEAGLQIARKLLLELVNMGLPLATEALDPNSPQYLGDLFSWSAIGARTTESQTHREMASGLSMPVGFKNGTDGSLATAINAMRAAAQPHRFVGINQAGQVALLQTQGNPDGHVILRGGKAPNYSPADIAQCEKEMEQAGLRPSLMVDCSHGNSNKDYRRQPAVAESVVAQIKDGNRSIIGLMIESNIHEGNQSSEQPRSAMKYGVSVTDACISWEMTDALLREIHHDLNGQLTARVA, from the coding sequence ATGCAAAAAGACGCGCTGAATAACGTACACATTACCGATGAACAGGTTCTGATGACCCCGGAACAATTGAAGGCCGCTTTTCCATTAAGCCTGCAACAAGAAGCCAAGATTGCCGATTCGCGTAAAACCATTTCAGATATTATCGCCGGGCGCGATCCTCGTCTGCTGGTAGTGTGTGGTCCTTGTTCCATTCATGATCCTGAAACGGCTCTGGAATATGCTCGTCGATTTAAAGCTCTTGCCGAAGAGGTCAGCGATAACCTCTATCTGGTGATGCGCGTCTATTTTGAAAAACCCCGTACTACTGTCGGCTGGAAAGGGTTAATTAACGATCCGCATATGGATGGCTCTTTTGACGTAGAAGCCGGGCTGCAAATTGCGCGTAAGTTGCTGCTTGAACTGGTGAACATGGGGCTGCCGTTGGCGACGGAGGCGTTAGATCCAAACAGCCCGCAATATCTTGGTGATCTGTTTAGCTGGTCAGCAATTGGTGCTCGCACCACAGAATCGCAAACACACCGTGAAATGGCATCTGGCCTGTCTATGCCGGTTGGTTTTAAAAACGGCACCGATGGCAGTCTGGCAACGGCAATTAACGCCATGCGAGCTGCCGCCCAGCCACACCGTTTTGTCGGTATTAATCAGGCAGGGCAGGTTGCGTTGCTACAAACGCAAGGTAATCCGGACGGACATGTGATCCTGCGCGGCGGCAAAGCACCGAATTATAGCCCTGCGGATATTGCGCAATGTGAAAAAGAGATGGAACAGGCGGGACTGCGTCCCTCACTGATGGTAGATTGCAGCCACGGTAATTCCAATAAAGATTATCGCCGCCAACCTGCGGTAGCAGAGTCCGTGGTTGCCCAAATCAAAGATGGCAATCGCTCAATTATTGGTCTGATGATCGAAAGTAATATCCACGAAGGCAATCAGTCTTCCGAGCAACCGCGCAGCGCAATGAAATACGGTGTATCCGTTACCGATGCCTGCATTAGCTGGGAAATGACAGATGCCTTGCTGCGTGAGATTCATCATGATCTCAACGGACAGTTGACGGCACGCGTGGCTTAA
- the tyrA gene encoding bifunctional chorismate mutase/prephenate dehydrogenase, whose amino-acid sequence MVAELTALRDQIDEVDKELLNLLAKRLELVAEVGEVKSRFGLPIYVPEREASMLASRRAEAEALGVPPDLIEDILRRVMRESYSSENDKGFKTLCPTLRPVVIVGGGGQMGRLFEKMLTLSGYQVRILEQHDWERAAEIVADAGMVIVSVPIHVTEQVIGKLPRLPQDCILVDLASVKNGPLQAMLAAHDGPVLGLHPMFGPDSGSLAKQVVVWCDGRQPEAYQWFLEQIQVWGARLHRISAVEHDQNMAFIQALRHFATFAYGLHLAEENVQLEQLLALSSPIYRLELAMVGRLFAQDPQLYADIIMSSERNLALIKRYYKRFGEAIELLEQGDKQAFIDSFRKVEHWFGDYAQRFQSESRVLLRQANDNRQ is encoded by the coding sequence ATGGTTGCTGAGTTGACCGCATTACGCGATCAAATTGATGAAGTCGATAAAGAGCTGCTGAATTTATTAGCGAAGCGTCTGGAACTGGTTGCCGAAGTCGGTGAGGTGAAGAGCCGTTTTGGGTTGCCTATTTATGTTCCGGAGCGTGAGGCATCCATGCTGGCCTCGCGGCGCGCCGAGGCTGAAGCTCTCGGAGTGCCGCCGGATCTCATTGAAGACATCCTGCGTCGGGTGATGCGTGAATCTTACTCCAGCGAGAACGACAAAGGCTTTAAAACGCTTTGTCCTACGTTGCGCCCGGTGGTTATCGTCGGCGGTGGCGGTCAGATGGGGCGATTGTTCGAGAAGATGCTGACACTCTCGGGTTATCAGGTGCGGATCCTTGAACAACATGATTGGGAACGTGCGGCTGAGATTGTTGCCGATGCCGGAATGGTGATTGTTAGTGTGCCGATTCATGTTACTGAGCAGGTCATAGGAAAATTGCCGCGTTTACCGCAAGACTGTATTCTGGTTGATCTGGCATCGGTGAAAAATGGACCGTTGCAGGCCATGCTGGCGGCGCATGATGGTCCGGTGCTGGGGCTACACCCGATGTTCGGCCCGGACAGCGGTAGCCTGGCGAAACAGGTCGTTGTCTGGTGTGATGGCCGCCAGCCGGAAGCGTATCAATGGTTTCTGGAGCAAATTCAGGTCTGGGGCGCACGGTTACATCGCATTAGCGCCGTGGAGCACGATCAGAATATGGCGTTTATCCAGGCGTTGCGCCACTTTGCTACTTTTGCTTATGGCCTGCATCTGGCAGAAGAAAATGTTCAGCTTGAGCAACTTCTGGCGCTCTCTTCGCCCATTTATCGCCTTGAACTGGCGATGGTCGGGCGACTGTTTGCCCAGGATCCGCAGCTTTATGCCGACATCATCATGTCGTCAGAACGTAATCTGGCGCTGATCAAACGTTACTATAAACGTTTTGGCGAGGCGATTGAGTTGCTGGAGCAGGGCGATAAGCAGGCGTTTATTGACAGTTTCCGCAAGGTTGAGCACTGGTTCGGTGATTACGCGCAACGCTTCCAGAGTGAAAGCCGTGTGTTATTGCGTCAGGCAAACGACAACCGGCAGTAA
- the pheA gene encoding bifunctional chorismate mutase/prephenate dehydratase, with amino-acid sequence MTSENPLLALREKISSLDEKLLALLAERRELAVEVGKAKLLSHRPVRDIDRERDLLEKLITLGKTHHLDAHYITRLFQLIIEDSVLTQQALLQQHLNKINPHSARIAFLGPKGSYSHLAARQYAARHFEQFIESGCAKFADIFNQVETGQADYAVVPIENTSSGAINDVYDLLQHTSLSIVGEMTLTIDHCLLVSGTTDLSTINTVYSHPQPFQQCSKFLNRYPHWKIEYTESTSAAMEKVAQAKSPHVAALGSEAGGTLYGLQVLERIEANQRQNFTRFVVLARKAINVSDQVPAKTTLLMATGQQAGALVEALLVLRNHNLIMTRLESRPIHGNPWEEMFYLDIQANLESAEMQKALKELGEITRSMKVLGCYPSENVVPVDPA; translated from the coding sequence ATGACATCGGAAAACCCGTTACTGGCGCTGCGTGAGAAAATCAGCTCGCTGGATGAAAAATTACTGGCGCTACTGGCAGAGCGGCGCGAACTTGCTGTCGAGGTGGGAAAAGCCAAACTGCTCTCTCATCGCCCGGTACGTGATATCGATCGTGAACGCGATTTACTGGAAAAACTGATTACACTCGGTAAAACGCACCATCTGGATGCGCACTACATTACCCGTCTGTTCCAGCTTATCATTGAAGATTCCGTATTGACCCAGCAGGCACTGCTCCAGCAGCATCTCAATAAAATTAATCCGCACTCTGCCCGCATTGCTTTTCTTGGCCCGAAAGGTTCCTACTCACACCTTGCCGCCCGTCAGTATGCTGCCCGTCACTTCGAGCAATTTATTGAAAGTGGTTGTGCCAAATTTGCTGATATTTTTAATCAGGTGGAAACAGGTCAGGCCGACTATGCCGTCGTACCGATTGAAAATACCAGCTCCGGTGCCATTAACGATGTCTACGATCTGCTGCAACATACCAGCTTATCGATTGTTGGCGAGATGACGCTGACCATTGACCACTGCCTGCTGGTTTCTGGTACTACAGATTTATCCACCATCAACACGGTCTACAGCCATCCGCAGCCATTCCAGCAATGCAGTAAATTCCTTAATCGCTATCCGCACTGGAAGATTGAATATACCGAAAGTACGTCCGCGGCGATGGAAAAGGTTGCACAGGCAAAATCACCGCATGTTGCTGCATTGGGGAGCGAGGCAGGCGGCACTTTGTACGGCTTACAGGTGTTGGAGCGCATTGAGGCAAATCAGCGACAAAACTTCACCCGATTTGTCGTGCTGGCGCGTAAAGCCATTAACGTTTCAGACCAGGTTCCGGCAAAAACCACGCTGTTAATGGCCACCGGACAACAAGCCGGTGCACTGGTTGAAGCACTGCTGGTGCTGCGCAATCATAATCTGATCATGACCCGTCTGGAATCACGTCCGATTCACGGTAATCCGTGGGAAGAGATGTTTTATCTGGATATTCAGGCCAACCTTGAATCAGCAGAAATGCAAAAAGCATTGAAAGAGTTAGGTGAAATCACCCGTTCGATGAAGGTGTTGGGCTGTTACCCAAGCGAGAATGTGGTGCCTGTCGATCCTGCATGA
- the pheL gene encoding pheA operon leader peptide PheL, whose translation MKHTLFFFAFFFTFP comes from the coding sequence ATGAAACACACTCTGTTCTTCTTCGCATTCTTTTTTACCTTCCCCTGA
- the raiA gene encoding ribosome-associated translation inhibitor RaiA has translation MTMNITSKQMEITPAIRQHVEDRLAKLEKWQTHLINPHIILSKEPQGFVADATINTPNGVLVASGKHEDMYTAINELINKLERQLNKLQHKGEARRAATSVKDANFVEEVEEE, from the coding sequence ATGACAATGAACATTACCAGTAAACAAATGGAAATTACTCCGGCCATCCGCCAACATGTCGAAGACCGTCTCGCCAAACTGGAAAAATGGCAAACACATCTGATTAATCCACATATCATTCTGTCCAAAGAGCCACAAGGGTTCGTTGCTGACGCCACTATCAATACACCTAACGGCGTTCTTGTTGCCAGTGGTAAACATGAAGATATGTACACCGCAATTAACGAATTGATCAACAAGCTGGAACGGCAGCTCAATAAACTGCAGCACAAAGGCGAAGCACGTCGTGCCGCAACATCGGTGAAAGACGCCAACTTTGTCGAAGAAGTTGAAGAAGAGTAG
- a CDS encoding IS4-like element IS4 family transposase, whose amino-acid sequence MHIGQALDLVSRYDSLRNPLTSLGDYLDPELISRCLAESGTVTLRKRRLPLEMMVWCIVGMALERKEPLHQIVNRLDIMLPGNRPFVAPSAVIQARQCLGSEAVRRVFTKTAQLWHNATPHPHWCGLTLLAIDGVFWRTPDTPENDAAFPRQTHAGNPALYPQVKMVCQMELTSHLLTAAAFGTMKNSENELAEQLIEQTGDNTLTLMDKGYYSLGLLNAWSQAGEHRHWMIPLRKGAQYEEIRKLGKGDHLVKLKTSPQARKKWPGLGNEVTARLLTVTRKGKVCHLLTSMTDAMRFPGGEMADLYSHRWEIELGYREIKQTMQLSRLTLRSKKPELVEQELWGVLLAYNLVRYQMIKMAEHLKGYWPNQLSFSESCGMVMRMLMTLQGASPGRIPELMRDLASMGQLVKLPTRRERAFPRVVKERPWKSPTAPKKSQSVA is encoded by the coding sequence ATGCACATTGGACAGGCCCTTGATCTGGTATCCCGTTACGATTCTCTGCGTAACCCACTGACTTCTCTGGGGGATTACCTCGACCCCGAACTCATCTCTCGTTGCCTTGCCGAATCAGGTACTGTAACGCTACGCAAGCGCCGTCTTCCCCTCGAAATGATGGTCTGGTGTATTGTTGGCATGGCGCTTGAGCGTAAAGAACCTCTTCACCAGATTGTGAATCGCCTGGACATCATGCTGCCGGGCAATCGCCCCTTCGTTGCCCCCAGTGCCGTTATTCAGGCCCGCCAGTGCCTGGGAAGTGAGGCTGTCCGCCGCGTGTTCACGAAAACAGCGCAGCTCTGGCATAACGCCACGCCGCATCCGCACTGGTGCGGCCTGACCCTGCTGGCCATCGATGGTGTGTTCTGGCGCACACCGGATACACCAGAGAACGATGCAGCCTTCCCCCGCCAGACACATGCCGGGAACCCGGCGCTCTACCCGCAGGTCAAAATGGTCTGCCAGATGGAACTGACCAGCCATCTGCTGACGGCTGCAGCCTTCGGCACGATGAAGAACAGCGAAAATGAGCTTGCTGAGCAACTTATAGAACAAACCGGCGATAACACCCTGACGTTAATGGATAAAGGTTATTACTCACTGGGACTGTTAAATGCCTGGAGCCAGGCGGGAGAACACCGCCACTGGATGATCCCTCTCAGAAAGGGAGCGCAATATGAAGAGATCAGAAAACTGGGTAAAGGCGATCATCTGGTGAAGCTGAAAACCAGCCCGCAGGCACGAAAAAAGTGGCCGGGGCTGGGAAATGAGGTGACAGCCCGCCTGCTGACCGTGACGCGCAAAGGAAAAGTCTGCCATCTGCTGACGTCGATGACGGACGCCATGCGCTTCCCCGGAGGAGAAATGGCGGATCTGTACAGTCATCGCTGGGAAATCGAACTGGGATACAGGGAGATAAAACAGACGATGCAACTGAGCAGGCTGACGCTGAGAAGTAAAAAGCCGGAGCTTGTGGAGCAAGAGCTGTGGGGTGTCTTACTGGCTTATAATCTGGTGAGATATCAGATGATTAAAATGGCAGAACATCTGAAAGGTTACTGGCCGAATCAACTGAGTTTCTCAGAATCATGCGGAATGGTGATGAGAATGCTGATGACATTGCAGGGCGCTTCACCGGGACGTATACCGGAGCTGATGCGCGATCTTGCAAGTATGGGACAACTAGTGAAATTACCGACAAGAAGGGAAAGGGCCTTCCCGAGAGTGGTAAAGGAGAGACCCTGGAAATCCCCCACAGCCCCGAAAAAGAGCCAGTCAGTTGCTTAA
- the bamD gene encoding outer membrane protein assembly factor BamD → MTRMKYLVAAATLSLFLAGCSGSKEEVPDNPPNEIYATAQQKLQDGNWRQAITQLEALDNRYPFGPYSQQVQLDLIYAYYKNADLPLAQAAIDRFIRLNPTHPNIDYVMYMRGLTNMALDDSALQGFFGVDRSDRDPQHARAAFSDFSKLVRGYPNSQYTTDATKRLVFLKDRLAKYEYSVAEYYTERGAWVAVVNRVEGMLRDFPDTQATRDALPLMENAYRQMQMNAQAEKVAKIIAANSSNT, encoded by the coding sequence ATGACGCGCATGAAATATCTGGTGGCAGCCGCCACATTAAGCCTGTTTTTGGCGGGTTGCTCGGGTTCAAAGGAAGAAGTACCTGATAATCCGCCAAATGAAATTTACGCGACTGCACAACAAAAGCTGCAGGACGGTAACTGGAGACAGGCAATAACGCAACTGGAAGCGTTAGATAATCGCTATCCGTTTGGTCCGTATTCACAGCAGGTGCAGTTGGATCTCATCTACGCCTATTATAAAAACGCCGATCTGCCGTTAGCACAGGCTGCCATCGATCGTTTTATTCGCCTGAACCCGACCCATCCGAATATCGATTATGTCATGTATATGCGTGGCCTGACCAATATGGCACTGGATGACAGTGCGCTACAAGGATTCTTTGGCGTTGACCGTAGCGATCGCGATCCTCAACATGCTCGAGCTGCGTTTAGTGACTTTTCCAAATTAGTTCGCGGCTATCCGAACAGTCAGTACACCACCGATGCCACCAAACGTCTGGTGTTCCTGAAAGATCGCCTGGCGAAATATGAATACTCTGTTGCCGAGTACTATACAGAACGCGGCGCATGGGTTGCTGTCGTTAACCGTGTAGAAGGCATGCTGCGCGATTTCCCGGATACTCAGGCTACACGTGATGCTCTGCCACTAATGGAAAATGCTTACCGTCAGATGCAGATGAATGCACAAGCTGAAAAAGTCGCGAAAATCATCGCCGCAAACAGCAGCAATACATAA
- the rluD gene encoding 23S rRNA pseudouridine(1911/1915/1917) synthase RluD — MAQRVQLRVQLTATVSENQLGQRLDQALAEMFPDYSRSRIKEWILDQRVLVNGKVCDKPKEKVLGGEQVAINAEIEEEARFEPQDIPLDIVYEDEDIIVINKPRDLVVHPGAGNPDGTVLNALLHYYPPIADVPRAGIVHRLDKDTTGLMVVAKTVPAQTRLVESLQRREITREYEAVAIGHMTAGGTVDEPISRHPTKRTHMAVHPMGKPAVTHYRIMEHFRVHTRLRLRLETGRTHQIRVHMAHITHPLVGDPVYGGRPRPPKGASEAFISTLRKFDRQALHATMLRLYHPISGIEMEWHAPIPQDMAELIEVMRADFEEHKDEVDWL, encoded by the coding sequence ATGGCACAACGAGTACAACTACGAGTACAACTCACTGCAACAGTGTCCGAAAACCAACTCGGTCAACGCTTAGATCAAGCTTTGGCCGAAATGTTCCCGGATTATTCACGTTCGCGGATAAAAGAATGGATCCTCGACCAGCGCGTGCTGGTTAACGGCAAAGTTTGTGATAAGCCGAAAGAAAAAGTATTGGGTGGCGAGCAGGTTGCCATCAACGCCGAAATTGAAGAAGAAGCGCGTTTTGAACCGCAGGATATCCCACTGGATATCGTCTATGAAGATGAAGACATCATTGTTATTAATAAACCGCGCGACCTGGTTGTACATCCTGGCGCGGGTAACCCTGATGGCACGGTGTTGAATGCGTTGCTTCATTACTATCCGCCAATTGCAGATGTTCCGCGTGCGGGCATTGTCCATCGTCTGGATAAAGACACGACGGGTTTGATGGTTGTGGCAAAAACGGTTCCAGCTCAGACGCGTTTGGTGGAGTCTCTGCAACGGCGTGAAATTACCCGTGAGTACGAAGCCGTAGCGATTGGTCATATGACTGCGGGTGGCACGGTGGACGAGCCAATCAGCCGCCATCCCACCAAACGCACCCATATGGCGGTGCATCCGATGGGCAAACCAGCGGTCACTCACTATCGCATCATGGAACACTTCCGTGTGCACACGCGTCTGCGGTTGCGTCTCGAAACCGGACGTACGCATCAGATCCGCGTGCATATGGCGCATATCACTCATCCGCTGGTGGGTGATCCGGTTTATGGTGGTCGCCCGCGTCCGCCGAAGGGGGCGTCGGAAGCGTTTATCTCCACGCTGCGTAAGTTTGATCGTCAGGCGCTTCACGCAACGATGCTACGTCTCTATCACCCGATTTCCGGTATCGAAATGGAATGGCACGCGCCTATCCCACAAGATATGGCTGAACTGATTGAGGTGATGCGCGCCGATTTCGAAGAGCATAAGGATGAAGTGGACTGGTTATGA
- the yfiH gene encoding purine nucleoside phosphorylase YfiH produces MSKLIVPQWPLPKGVAACSSTRIGGVSLPPYDSLNLGAHCGDNPEHVEENRRRLFAAGNLPSKPVWLEQVHGKDVLRLTGEPYASKRADASYSNTPGTVCAVMTADCLPVLFCNRAGTEVAAAHAGWRGLCAGVLEETVSCFADKPENILAWLGPAIGSRAFEVGPEVREAFMAVDAKASEAFIQRGDKYLADIYLLARQRLANVGVEQIFGANRCTYTENETFFSYRRDKCTGRMASFIWLI; encoded by the coding sequence ATGAGTAAGTTGATTGTCCCGCAGTGGCCGTTGCCAAAAGGTGTTGCGGCCTGTAGCTCTACCCGTATTGGCGGCGTTAGCTTACCGCCTTACGATTCTCTCAATCTGGGGGCCCATTGTGGTGATAACCCGGAACACGTTGAGGAGAATCGCAGGCGACTTTTTGCTGCGGGCAATTTGCCTTCAAAACCGGTGTGGCTTGAGCAGGTACATGGGAAAGATGTTCTAAGGCTTACTGGCGAACCTTATGCCTCTAAACGGGCGGATGCATCTTATAGTAACACACCTGGCACGGTTTGCGCTGTGATGACTGCCGACTGCCTGCCTGTGCTGTTTTGCAACCGTGCGGGAACGGAAGTCGCCGCTGCTCATGCTGGCTGGCGTGGACTTTGCGCTGGTGTGCTGGAGGAGACAGTTTCTTGTTTTGCTGATAAGCCAGAAAACATTCTTGCCTGGCTGGGACCCGCAATTGGTTCGCGCGCCTTTGAAGTGGGGCCGGAGGTTCGCGAGGCATTTATGGCAGTAGATGCCAAAGCGAGCGAGGCTTTCATTCAGCGTGGTGATAAATATCTGGCGGATATTTATCTGCTTGCCCGGCAGCGTCTGGCGAACGTCGGTGTTGAACAAATTTTCGGTGCTAATCGCTGTACATACACTGAAAATGAGACTTTCTTCTCTTATCGTCGCGACAAGTGCACGGGTCGTATGGCAAGTTTCATTTGGCTGATATAA